Genomic window (Paraglaciecola psychrophila 170):
CTCTCATTTATCTCCATTACCTGAGTGTACAGAATATCTGGCTTTTCAATCTTTAAGGCAAAGGTATCGGGGCGTGCCTGATACCCAATTTCAAGTGCATCTTTGAAACCTCTAGTGATCGCTAGTAACACATTGTCACCTTTACGCTCTAATAAAGCATTAGTCGCAACCGTGGTACCCATTTTGATTTTGTCGATTAGGCCATCAGGCACGGGATCAGATTGGCGGATATCCAAGATTGACTTAATACCAAATACAGCAGCATCATCATAGGCTTCTGGATTTTCTGATAGGTATTTTCTACATTGTAGGGTGCCATCTGGATGCCGAGCAATGATATCGGTGAAAGTACCGCCGCGATCGATCCAAAATTGCCAGTTTTTATAAGGTGTATGAAAGTCTTTAGTCATTGGATATGCAGTTGAGAACCTTAATTGTGATTATGCCAGACCTTATGTTTTAATCTATTAACTTGGATATAAATATATAAGTTGGCATAAACGTTATGATTATTATCACAGGTGATCTATTGATCAAAGATGGCAGCATGCAGCAAGCTATGCAAGCTTGTCAAAAACATGTTGCTCACTCGCGCACTGAGCCTGGTTGTATTAGCCATTGCGTGTATCAAGATCCTGAAAATGGATTACGTTTGTTTTTTATGAACAATGGGAAGACCAAGCTAGCATTGATGCACATTTTGTTTTACCTAGTTCACTCGCTTTTGTTGCAGCGGTAACGAAGTTGGTTTCTGCTCCCCCTAATTTGCATATTTTTAATGCCACACAAATTAAATAAACCCTTATCTAAACTTTTTGAATACTTTTAGCGACACAAGAAAGAGTAATACACTCGTTTATAAAACTGGAAAGGATTTCGTCATGAAAAAATCAATTATTGTTTGTTTAGCTTTATGCATTACATTTCTAAGCAAAGGGCTTTTCGCAGGTGGTTGGGGCAGAGCCAATTTAAGTAAAAACGTACAGTTGGCTTTAGCCGCTGACTCTATCGTTCAACTGAGTATTGATGCAGGTGCCGGTGATTTAGAGATCACAGGTGTAGCAGGTCAGTCAGAGATTATTGTCGTTGCTAAAGTGTTGGGTGAAAAATTGAATGATGATGATTATGTACTAACCCTTAAAAAAGAAGGTGATAAAGCGCTACTTATTGCCCAATTCAATAACAACACTTACAACAGTGAAAGAATCGACCTAGAAGTCAGCATGCCGTCGTCTTTGGCTTTGGTCGTGGACGATAAATCTGGTGATATATCAATTGAATCGGTCAGCAATGGACTTACGTTGAATGACCGTTCGGGGGATATTGAGTTGAGTAACATTGCAGGTCTAATGAGAATTGAAGACCGTTCTGGTGATGTGATAGGAGAAGATTTACGTGGTGACGTGAGCATCAATGATCGCTCAGGTGAGATCCGTCTGAAAAATGTTGTGGGTGACGTAAATATTGATGATTCTTCGGGCGATATTCGCGCAACAAACATATCTGGGGTCGTCACAGTTGAAGACAGTTCTGGTGATATCAATGTTAACGGTGCTGCTGATTTTAAGTTAATCAGTGATGGTTCTGGTGATGTCAGTTTGCGAAATATAAAAATGGATTTAAAGTAGCTCTAACGATAGTGAGGTCTATGCTCTTTTTGAGGCTACTCATTTATAGGTGGTTCTAGCCAGCGATAATGTAATCACGTTCCTGCTTTTTTGCTTGAGATAGAGCCTGACTAGCACGTTAATGGATTTAAAGTGATCGACATCAAAACCGACTACAGATAAATTGGAGTTGTCCCGTTTGCTAATGGCAGCAGATTGTTCAACGATGATTTTATCTAAAAATAAATAGCACAAATTAAAGTGATTGTGCGTGCTGGATTCACTTCCCGTTTGAGGCTATTTAACTCTTGGCTAATACCCCAAAGCTTATTCATCTTAATGGCAAGTAAGTTGTGTCTCGCATATTATGACGAAATCATCCTCACTTTTATTCAAACCTGCATATGATATTCTAAACTCTAGCTAACATACCCAACATACCCAACATACCCAACATAGCGACCGAGGATAATTGAATGGCACAGTGGTTAGATGCAAAAGTGGTGAGTAGAACAGATTGGAATGATCATTTGTTTAGTTTACGTTTTTCTTGTGCTGACTTTCCTAAGTTTACGGCCGGGCAGTTTACTAAAGTCGGTGTTGAACAAGATGACAAAATTATCTCTCGTCCTTATTCACTCGTCAGTGGGCCTGATGATAATGAGATAGAGATTATTGCGGTGCCTGTTGAAAATGGTTTGTTGTCTCCCAAGTTACACAAATTTAAAGTCGGCGATTCATTAAAAATCATGTCACCTGCAACCGGGTTTCTGATCCTCGACGAAGTGCCTAAAAGTCGTGATTTATGGTTAATGGCGACGGGTACCGGCGTGGGACCTTTTTTATCTATTCTAGCCACAGAGCAGGTCTGGCAGAATTATGAAAATATAATATTGGTCTACGGCGCACGTTATGACGATGACATTGCGTATAAGAAGTTGATTGCCACTTGGTCTGAGCAATATCCAGATAAGTTTCACTTTGTACCCATCGTAAGCCGTGAACATAAGGCCGATAGATTACACGGGCGTATTCCGACATTACTCAAAACATCCCTGATCCAGGAACAAGTAGGCTTGGATATCCATGCTGCTCATAGTCAAGTGATGTTATGTGGCAACCCAGCGATGATCGAGGAGGCCACACAAACCTTAATGGAATTGGGTTTATCGAAACACCTTCGCCGTTCGCCGGGGCAAATATCTTTGGAGCGGTATTGGTAGAAAAAGATTAGCTGCCAGTAATGGATTTCTAACGAGTAAAGTAGGGTAAAACCGTTATCTATGGGTTAAGTTGTTGCGGAGCCACTTACGGATGTAGCGCCTTGATCCTTGCTGAAGACCAATTCATGGATTGTTGAAATAATGCTGCGGCTTGGGTGGAATCAACACAGACTATTTGGCAGTGTGGATCTATTTTATCCCACTCTGCGTTTTCAAATAGTTCACATAATTTTAATATGTCTGCAAATTTGCCCACTCGGTTAACAATGGCTTGTTTCATTTCTAATGATAGTGGCAGTTTATCCATCAGTTCCTTAATGTCGCCATCGACCATTGCATCAAGCAAAGACAATAATCCGGTCAAAAAGCCGGAAGACTCTGAATCGCTTGGTGTAACATTCTGATCCACTAACTCACAGAACCTAGCTCTAACTAAAGCCATAACGGTTAATTCTTGTGGTTTATTTTGAGAAAATTGTGCACTAAACAGAAGCGAAACACAGCGTTTAAGCTCTTGCATACCCAATACTACAACCGCTTGCTTAATCGTTTCAATTACTACCGCTCGCTTAAATATGGGCGATTGTGAATAGCGTAATAATTTAAATGATAAATGAACATCGCCTTCGAAGATTGAAATTATCGCTGTGATCTCAGGTTCAGCTTTGTTGACTTCAGCCATAAGATGAATAACAGATAATTGAGACGGGTTAAAAGCAACCGTTTTAATAACATTGGGCTTGCTAAAAAAATACCCTTGAAAGTATTCACAACCGATGTCTAAAGCATGATGATAATCTTTATAGGTTTCAACCTTTTCAGCCAGTAACTTGATGTGAGGGAAAGGAGCTAAGGTGGCTAATATTTTTGTAAACTGAGCTTCCGATGTTATTGAATAATCCAGTTTTATGATATCTATATAAGGAAAAAAGTGTAGCCAAATTGGGTTATGTTCATAGTCATCTAAAGCAATGGTGTAACCTTTTTCTTTTAAATCGATACAGATTGCGAGTAATCTTTTCTCAGGTTTTGCAGTCTCTAAAATTTCAACCACAATTTGCTCACAAGGAAGCAATAAAGGGTAGCCTTGGATTAATGAGTCTAGGGTGAAATTGATAAAGGCTACAGAGCCTTCCGTCAAACTCTGTAACCCTAGATTAAACTCCAAACCGTCGATGATTTTTGCGGTTGCCTCGTTGCCATTAATGTCCGGAAATATGTTTTCTAAACTATCTCGAAATAATAATTCATATGCATGTAACTCCTTATTTTTATTTAAAATTGCTTGGCGTGCTACATAAAAATTCACTAAATTACCTTTAAAAATATTTATAAAAATACAAGAGTAAAACGATCAAATACCGTTCATTTAGGTTTTATCCAGCTTTATAAATGATTACTTTTGTACCCTCATTATTTAGAATTACAATCTGTCTTGGCATAATCAGCGCTATTTTTTTGTCAACGCTTATAATCTCAAGTCAGAATAACCTAAACCTCTGGTTACGTGTTGCACTGTGTCCATAGATGTTTGTCATATATCCACAATGACGTTCATACTCATCAATAACCTTGAAGACATAAATTCACCTTACACTAAATAATTGAGTTTAAATTTATTTCTCAGACACTCGGTAACATTGACTGTGGCCGTTATTTAGCTATTTCACATGACTGGGCACAAGTGTTGCTTTACAACGTTAAAGTAAAGTTAATTACAAGGACTCGATAAACATCAAGATATGCAAAAACGTAATGCTAATATATTGGAATAAAGAGAGTGCGTATTTAACAGCCTCTTAATTTCTGTTATGACAACCACACTAGCAGTTACCCAAATGAATCAAACTCCAACAAAATCGGAGCCTGTTGAATAGGTAAGGGATGTGGCTTATTCTTGCTATCCTCAACAAGCTCCAAAGGAGTCTAGGCATGACTGCTCGATTTTCAGAAAAAACAATCATTATCACTGGTGCATCTGCAGGTGTAGGCGCAGCCTGCGCTCGGGCTTTTGCAGCACAAAAAGCTAACCTAGTATTGGTGGCTAGGGGTCAAGAAGGACTGGACTTAATTAAACAGGAATTGTCGACTCAGACAAAAGTACTTACCGTAGCAATGGACGTATCAGATACCGAGCAATGTTTGGCTTTGTTTGCCAAAGCTGAGCAAGAATTTGGCAGCGTTGACGTGTTGGTGAACAATGCCGGCATGCACAGCAGAGGTAACCTTGAGACTATCTCTCCAGAAGACGTAGGTGCAATGGTTGATATCAATCTTCGGGCTCCTCTGATGCTGTCTTGTGCGGCTATTCCGTATCTGCGCCGTGCTGGTGGCGGTGGTATTGTTATGGTTGGCTCACTTGCAGGCATGGCTCCTTTACAGGGGGCGGCAACCTATTCTGGCACTAAAGCTGGGCTGCGTGCATTTGCCTATGCCTTAGCTGATGAGATGCAAGGCACGGGCATACATGTTGGAGTCGTTTCTCCTGGGCCGATTGATACTGGCTTTATTATGGATGAGATTGATAACGTTGAAGATATTGTCTTTTCCCAGCCTATGAGCAGTGCTGATGAAGTAGCTGATGCAGTGTTGAGAATAGCTGCAGGGGATAAACTAGAAATCCCTATGCCAGCTTCCAGCGGCAGGATGGTAAATTTAGCTTATTTGTTTCCTTGGCTACGTCGTTATTTGCGTCCAAAACTATATGCTAAGGGACGTAAAAATAAAGATAAGTATCGCAGTCGAAAGAATCAAAAATAACTTTTTCATGCATATAATGAAACCGAATTATATCGACCAATACAGTTTTTACCCGGTCATATTGTTGAAATGTATGTTTGAGTGCCTATCAAATATAGACACTCAAATATGACTGATATTGATATAGAGGAACTAAAAAGACCTCTTAACCTATGGCTGCTTATGACCGCCATGCGATCAAAACGATCTGATTTTAATTGTCATCAAGAATTTAGATCGGACATGCAATGAAACGTTACTTATCATCTGTCGTAACGTTGATTATGTTCTCGAGCAATGTCGAAACCAGTGCAGAATAAAAACCAACTCAGACCCATGAGCATGGTGCTGAGCAACCACAAATAGCATTGAATCATGGCGAAAAGTGGAAGATCAATGAAAGCTTACATACTGGTATGACTCTTATCAATCAAGAAATCATTAAAATCTAGATGCTATTCATGTTGACCATTTCCCTAAGCAGCAATATGCGAAACTTGCCATTAAGTTAGACTCGCAGCTTACTTACCTTTTTGAAAATTGTAAGTTGCCAACCCAAGCAGATGCACAATTACATATTGTTGCTAACAAGAATTGCGTAGGGTATTGCGATTATTAAGCAATAAAGTAATAAAAAAACAGGGGGTTATATTAGTTATGCAACATTAATGGACTATCCAAATTATTTTGATGATCTTGCTTGGCAGGATCTGCAGCATTAATCAGTGCGACAGCTAACAGTAAATCATTAAGTAGTGATTCTGTATGAAAAGCGTGATGTAACTGACCTGGATGTTGGATTGTTAAATAACCTGAATTCGGGTTAAGACGTGCCGCGTCCCTAGAAGTAAAGACAATATAAACAATAAGTTAGATGCTGCCAATTGGTTTGCATAGACATTGAATGCATCCAGTGTTGCTATTATTGCGTTTATCGAGGCGAATTTGTGAGGGAATAGCGCGTAATTGTGAGCAAGTTAAGCGAAGATAGGCGCGATAATAGTGGTGCTGGACGGTATGGCTTATCCCGAGCTCAGGTTAAATATTACAGCAGCAGTTATCGAGACAACGGTGCTCGCAGCACATACCTTTGATGCCAAATATTAGCTTTGGCGCAACCAATAAAAACCGACTTTCGTCGGTTTAAAACTATACGCTTGAACCTTAACTGTTGCCTTTACCAAACCAATTCAACTTCTCATGCAAACTCACCACCGAACCCACAATAATTAAAGCGGGTGGTCTAATTTCTGCGGCTTGTGCCTTTTGCTGTATATTTTCTAAGGTGCCAGTCACCACTTTTTGTTGTGGGGTAGTAGCAGATTGCACCATGGCGACGGGCGTAGTGGCTGCAAGACCATGTTTAACTAACTGTTCACAGATAATAGGTAAACCTGTCAAACCCATATAAAATACTATGGTTTGGTCTGGTTGAGCTAAGCCTTGCCAGTTTAGGTTGATGCTATTGTCTTGTAAGTGTCCGGTTGCAAAAACCACTGATTTAGCGTGATCTCTATGGGTCAGCGGTATACCTGCATAACTGGCTGCGCCGCTGGCTGCAGTAACACCGGGGACAACCTGAAAACTAACGCCATGTTTGATTAGAGTTTCGAGTTCTTCTCCGCCTCTACCAAAGATGAAAGGGTCGCCGCCTTTTAACCTGACTACGCGATTACCTGCTAAGGCTTCTTTGGCTAATAGTTCATTAATTTCATCTTGAGGTATTGTGTGTTTACTTTTAGCTTTGCCTACATAAATTTTTTCTGCATCGCGTCTTACCAGCTCGAGTATTTCTGGTGAAACTAAGCGGTCATAAACCACAACGTCGGCTTTTTGCATTAAACGTAACGCTCTAAATGTCAATAAGTCAGGATCGCCAGGGCCGGCGCCTACAAGATACACTTCACCGACTGTTTTACTGGCATCGGGGGTGTTTAACTTTTCCAAAAATTTTTGTTCAGCAACTTGTTCGTTACCTTGTAAAATATTTTCGGCTATATCGCCATCTAACACGTCTTCCCAAAAATAGCGGCGTTCTGTCACTGATTTAAAACGTTTTTTTACAGTCTCCCTGAATTTTTCTGAAAACTGACCTAATAAGCTCACTTTTTGTGGGATCACAGATTCGAGTTTTTGCCTTAAATATCTGAGTAATACTGGCGCTACTCCACCGCTACTCATAGCAATAATGATGGGTGAGCGGTCAACAATAGAGGGAGTAATAAATTGGCAAAGTGGAGTGTTATCTACCACGTTGACTAAAATCTTTTGGGCACGCGCTTGGTCGTGAATTTGCGCATTAAGTTCGCTGTTATCTGTAGCCACAAAAACCATTTGTCGGTTGCTAAGATCTGACTCGGTATAAGGTCTAACAATAAGCTTAATTTTTTCTTCTCTAGCAAATCGCTGCACTGTATCGCATGCCCAAGGGGCTACGACTGTGATATTCGCAGACGTTTTTAATAGTAATTCCACTTTGCGTGCGGCTACTTCTCCAGCGCCTACGACCAAACAGGTTAAGTCTATGGTATCTAAAAATATCGGGAAGTATCGCATGTGTTATTACTCATTAAGATTATGTGATTATTGTGCCCTTTCAGACTGGAAGTGCAAACCAATTAAAACAGAATTGATATTCCATTAGGTTATTAAAAAATAGCAATGCTGATGTTGGAGGTATAAAAAAAGGCCGTATAGGCCCTTTTTTCATTATTTTAAACTAAAAGTTTAGTCGCGATTATCTGGATTACCACGTTTCTTTGGTGGTAGTTCAGACCATTCACGCATACCTAAGCTTCGGCCTGCAACACGTGTCTTTTGTAAGGTATCGTGAGTTGCTTTGGGCATATCATTAGGCAAATCTACAGTGCTGAAATTATCGTAGATTTCGATAGAGCCGATATTTTTACTACTGATGTTGGCTTCGTTAGCGATAGCGCCCACTATGTTGCCTGGTTTAGCACCATGAGTATGACCTACTTCTATACGATAACGCTGCATTCCTTCACTAGGTGGTCCAGATTTGCGTTCGCGTTTAACACGCTCAGCACCACCACGCTCACCACCACGTTCAGGACGAGCACCGCGATCTCTTGGCGCTCGGTCATTTCTATCGTTACGATCATTTCTTGGAGGCGCAGCATTTAAATCTGGACGGTCACTGTCTCTAAGGATAAGTGGCTCATCACCTTGAGCGATTTTGGCTAATGCGGCCATGATCACTTCTGGCGCAGCTTCAGTCTCCGCTTGAATTGATTCAACGATAGGGATAAGTGTCTCAATTGATGCATCACCTATGGCTTCAATCACACTGCTTTTGAAACGAGATAAACGTGTTTCATTAAGTTGTGAGATTGACGGGATAGTCATTGCATCGATTGTCTGCCTAGTGGCGCGTTCGATAGAAAACAACATACGTTTTTCACGGTGTGAAATAAATAATATTGCATCACCTTCACGACCAGCGCGACCAGTACGGCCAATACGGTGAACATATGATTCGGTATCGTAAGGAACGTCAAAGTTGATTACATGGCTAACACGTTCAACATCAAGACCACGAGCTACCACATCTGTAGCAACTAGAATATCAATTTTGCCTTTCTTCAAACGGTCAACGGTTCGT
Coding sequences:
- a CDS encoding SDR family NAD(P)-dependent oxidoreductase, giving the protein MTARFSEKTIIITGASAGVGAACARAFAAQKANLVLVARGQEGLDLIKQELSTQTKVLTVAMDVSDTEQCLALFAKAEQEFGSVDVLVNNAGMHSRGNLETISPEDVGAMVDINLRAPLMLSCAAIPYLRRAGGGGIVMVGSLAGMAPLQGAATYSGTKAGLRAFAYALADEMQGTGIHVGVVSPGPIDTGFIMDEIDNVEDIVFSQPMSSADEVADAVLRIAAGDKLEIPMPASSGRMVNLAYLFPWLRRYLRPKLYAKGRKNKDKYRSRKNQK
- a CDS encoding putative quinol monooxygenase: MIIITGDLLIKDGSMQQAMQACQKHVAHSRTEPGCISHCVYQDPENGLRLFFMNNGKTKLALMHILFYLVHSLLLQR
- a CDS encoding DUF4097 family beta strand repeat-containing protein gives rise to the protein MKKSIIVCLALCITFLSKGLFAGGWGRANLSKNVQLALAADSIVQLSIDAGAGDLEITGVAGQSEIIVVAKVLGEKLNDDDYVLTLKKEGDKALLIAQFNNNTYNSERIDLEVSMPSSLALVVDDKSGDISIESVSNGLTLNDRSGDIELSNIAGLMRIEDRSGDVIGEDLRGDVSINDRSGEIRLKNVVGDVNIDDSSGDIRATNISGVVTVEDSSGDINVNGAADFKLISDGSGDVSLRNIKMDLK
- a CDS encoding DEAD/DEAH box helicase; translation: MTTTTSEITFRDLNLPEELLQALDKVGYEKPTPIQAECIPLIIGGHDLLGTAQTGTGKTAAFALPMLANIDPDDKSTQLLVLTPTRELAIQVAEAFQVYASFLKKINVLPIYGGSSYDNQIRQLKRGTQVVVGTPGRVIDHIKKGTLKLDKLKFLVLDEADEMLRMGFIDDVEWILGHAPKERQTALFSATMPDAIRKITKRYLNDPKSVKIESKVATASTIRQRYCQVAGHHKLEALTRILEVEVFDGVIIFVRTKTATMELAEKLSARGYAVEPLNGDIPQNSRERTVDRLKKGKIDILVATDVVARGLDVERVSHVINFDVPYDTESYVHRIGRTGRAGREGDAILFISHREKRMLFSIERATRQTIDAMTIPSISQLNETRLSRFKSSVIEAIGDASIETLIPIVESIQAETEAAPEVIMAALAKIAQGDEPLILRDSDRPDLNAAPPRNDRNDRNDRAPRDRGARPERGGERGGAERVKRERKSGPPSEGMQRYRIEVGHTHGAKPGNIVGAIANEANISSKNIGSIEIYDNFSTVDLPNDMPKATHDTLQKTRVAGRSLGMREWSELPPKKRGNPDNRD
- a CDS encoding EAL and HDOD domain-containing protein — its product is MNFYVARQAILNKNKELHAYELLFRDSLENIFPDINGNEATAKIIDGLEFNLGLQSLTEGSVAFINFTLDSLIQGYPLLLPCEQIVVEILETAKPEKRLLAICIDLKEKGYTIALDDYEHNPIWLHFFPYIDIIKLDYSITSEAQFTKILATLAPFPHIKLLAEKVETYKDYHHALDIGCEYFQGYFFSKPNVIKTVAFNPSQLSVIHLMAEVNKAEPEITAIISIFEGDVHLSFKLLRYSQSPIFKRAVVIETIKQAVVVLGMQELKRCVSLLFSAQFSQNKPQELTVMALVRARFCELVDQNVTPSDSESSGFLTGLLSLLDAMVDGDIKELMDKLPLSLEMKQAIVNRVGKFADILKLCELFENAEWDKIDPHCQIVCVDSTQAAALFQQSMNWSSARIKALHP
- a CDS encoding ferredoxin--NADP reductase; amino-acid sequence: MAQWLDAKVVSRTDWNDHLFSLRFSCADFPKFTAGQFTKVGVEQDDKIISRPYSLVSGPDDNEIEIIAVPVENGLLSPKLHKFKVGDSLKIMSPATGFLILDEVPKSRDLWLMATGTGVGPFLSILATEQVWQNYENIILVYGARYDDDIAYKKLIATWSEQYPDKFHFVPIVSREHKADRLHGRIPTLLKTSLIQEQVGLDIHAAHSQVMLCGNPAMIEEATQTLMELGLSKHLRRSPGQISLERYW
- the cysG gene encoding siroheme synthase CysG; translated protein: MRYFPIFLDTIDLTCLVVGAGEVAARKVELLLKTSANITVVAPWACDTVQRFAREEKIKLIVRPYTESDLSNRQMVFVATDNSELNAQIHDQARAQKILVNVVDNTPLCQFITPSIVDRSPIIIAMSSGGVAPVLLRYLRQKLESVIPQKVSLLGQFSEKFRETVKKRFKSVTERRYFWEDVLDGDIAENILQGNEQVAEQKFLEKLNTPDASKTVGEVYLVGAGPGDPDLLTFRALRLMQKADVVVYDRLVSPEILELVRRDAEKIYVGKAKSKHTIPQDEINELLAKEALAGNRVVRLKGGDPFIFGRGGEELETLIKHGVSFQVVPGVTAASGAASYAGIPLTHRDHAKSVVFATGHLQDNSINLNWQGLAQPDQTIVFYMGLTGLPIICEQLVKHGLAATTPVAMVQSATTPQQKVVTGTLENIQQKAQAAEIRPPALIIVGSVVSLHEKLNWFGKGNS